The following are from one region of the Bradyrhizobium septentrionale genome:
- a CDS encoding DUF1833 family protein — MPTHNEALLEAYASCPPSARIYYTLELWQSSFDQPARVVANVGDDMAFGLEAGAPRNAGEAATFIACPFEAGYPEQKEGQPPSTTIKIDNVNRELVPKIRAAQGTREYIQVLYREYLGSDLTEPAYGPIEFELRSVQMVGASLTGTVMVKNLQNKRFPRITKNYDYVQFPSLLA, encoded by the coding sequence ATGCCGACGCACAATGAAGCGCTGCTCGAGGCCTATGCCTCATGTCCACCTAGCGCGCGGATCTACTACACGCTCGAGCTCTGGCAGTCGTCATTCGATCAGCCGGCGCGGGTCGTCGCCAATGTCGGCGATGATATGGCCTTTGGGCTCGAGGCTGGTGCGCCGCGCAACGCCGGCGAGGCCGCGACATTCATCGCTTGCCCTTTCGAGGCCGGCTATCCGGAGCAAAAGGAAGGCCAGCCGCCGTCGACGACGATCAAGATCGACAACGTCAACCGCGAGCTGGTGCCAAAGATCCGCGCGGCGCAGGGGACGCGGGAATATATCCAGGTGCTCTATCGCGAGTATCTCGGCAGCGACCTGACCGAGCCGGCCTATGGGCCGATCGAATTCGAGCTGCGCAGTGTGCAGATGGTCGGGGCGTCGCTGACCGGAACGGTCATGGTGAAAAACCTGCAGAACAAGCGGTTTCCGCGCATCACCAAGAATTATGATTATGTGCAGTTTCCATCCTTACTGGCTTAA